A section of the Dehalobacter sp. DCM genome encodes:
- a CDS encoding JAB domain-containing protein, whose protein sequence is MKQNYDEDYASSFIKGITRLTGIAETKLRKYAAENNLFNVLEHPNTIDPNKQQLEKIYVLNEFISTYRLLKLQENENKLVFNSSKVAGEYFVSLLGGIKDREKFMAAFLDTCNNIIETRTFSEGSIGEAPVYPRMILKAALDCDCKAIILAHNHPGGSLSPSIQDRDLTERLLAIFVPLQIDVLDHIIVADTKYCSMMEQGTLPQPSKNICYDAISLNDNKAVKEDEADFYMDISDRDDIDLDGMSFFEPEDEEEDEWEL, encoded by the coding sequence GTGAAGCAAAACTACGATGAGGATTATGCCTCCAGCTTCATTAAAGGAATCACCCGCCTTACGGGAATTGCCGAAACCAAGCTGAGAAAATATGCGGCTGAGAACAATCTCTTTAATGTGCTGGAGCATCCCAATACCATTGACCCCAACAAACAGCAGCTTGAAAAAATCTATGTCTTAAACGAATTTATCTCTACTTACCGGCTTCTCAAGCTACAGGAGAATGAAAACAAGCTGGTATTTAATTCCTCCAAAGTGGCAGGAGAATACTTTGTATCCCTATTGGGCGGCATTAAGGACAGAGAGAAGTTTATGGCTGCTTTTCTGGATACCTGCAACAATATCATCGAGACAAGAACCTTCTCCGAGGGAAGTATCGGAGAAGCGCCCGTTTATCCGAGAATGATACTGAAAGCTGCCCTGGACTGTGATTGCAAAGCCATCATCCTGGCACACAATCATCCGGGAGGAAGCCTGTCTCCATCCATCCAGGACCGGGATCTCACCGAAAGACTGCTAGCTATTTTTGTGCCACTTCAGATTGATGTACTTGACCATATCATTGTCGCCGACACCAAATACTGCTCAATGATGGAGCAGGGCACCCTGCCGCAGCCGTCCAAAAATATCTGCTATGATGCAATTTCTTTGAATGACAACAAGGCGGTCAAGGAAGATGAAGCAGACTTCTATATGGATATTTCGGACAGGGACGATATAGACCTGGACGGTATGTCGTTTTTTGAACCTGAGGACGAGGAAGAAGATGAATGGGAGCTTTGA
- a CDS encoding ribbon-helix-helix protein, CopG family, with translation MAKTGKQQNEKITTSIYLTKQMCDEIDKKADREHISRNEQIRKYLEKGLAIESYEENIDLITAIIHQEIDASIKALGNRLAGMINRMTIISAAGYYANIALIADLIDTDRYSSFEKIERLARKRALAYANMKSGDALKAFLNDEEMKKAVNELKGGTSAYVDFDV, from the coding sequence ATGGCAAAGACCGGTAAACAGCAGAATGAAAAAATCACCACCTCCATTTATCTTACAAAACAGATGTGCGATGAAATTGATAAAAAGGCAGACCGGGAACATATTTCCCGCAACGAGCAAATCCGCAAGTATCTTGAAAAGGGCCTGGCGATTGAAAGCTATGAAGAAAACATCGACCTCATCACCGCCATTATCCACCAGGAAATCGACGCCTCCATCAAGGCGCTGGGCAACCGTCTGGCCGGAATGATCAACCGTATGACCATCATCTCTGCGGCGGGCTACTATGCCAATATTGCCCTGATTGCCGACCTCATCGACACCGACCGCTATTCTTCCTTTGAAAAAATCGAGCGTCTTGCCCGTAAACGCGCCCTGGCCTATGCCAACATGAAAAGCGGCGACGCGCTCAAAGCTTTTCTGAACGACGAGGAAATGAAAAAGGCGGTCAACGAGCTAAAGGGAGGAACCTCGGCCTATGTCGATTTTGATGTATAA
- the mobP3 gene encoding MobP3 family relaxase, producing the protein MSILMYKQRFRNPNYRKTPKCNYAHIGYIATRPGASKNEGMRHGLFGKLSPGELVEFETWQEVAREVRELSYKKVNIFRSIISFAPETAAELGLNDHKAWEQYIERHIQTLAQRNGISVKNLSWACAHHNERSHPHIHVAFWDKNQRVMKNFVHPKIGDSIRIQLIKETFADKIEQYCRAKDKAKGEIKSVTDELVCEFDEYVKAAHPKEYQRLKELVGRIDADELGAAPLDGILGDIDLTPLIVRLFDLKDKMPKKGRLFYKLLPEEVKAEVDAFVDELKSGNEYIRNLINDYADSKCALAMLYDTDPENTEKHQEKAVKEAEKLIANKLLGVIKAMLNKERELSHMEYTEARKHYYTEQMICEILMMLEQNIVSLDMEYDDKAKVMNTELSKAAKKEWYLRHKDRGMER; encoded by the coding sequence ATGTCGATTTTGATGTATAAACAACGGTTCCGCAATCCCAATTACCGAAAGACCCCCAAATGCAACTACGCTCATATCGGCTATATCGCTACCCGCCCCGGTGCTTCTAAGAATGAGGGAATGCGGCACGGGCTGTTCGGAAAGCTTTCCCCCGGCGAGTTGGTGGAGTTTGAAACCTGGCAGGAAGTTGCCAGAGAAGTCCGGGAGCTTTCCTATAAAAAGGTCAACATCTTCCGCAGCATCATTTCCTTTGCCCCCGAAACCGCTGCGGAATTGGGGCTGAATGACCACAAGGCATGGGAGCAGTACATCGAGCGGCACATCCAAACATTGGCGCAGAGAAACGGCATCAGCGTAAAAAACCTGTCCTGGGCATGCGCCCACCACAACGAGCGAAGCCATCCCCATATCCACGTTGCCTTTTGGGACAAAAACCAGAGGGTAATGAAAAACTTCGTCCATCCTAAAATCGGCGACAGCATCCGCATACAGCTCATCAAGGAAACCTTTGCGGATAAGATTGAACAGTATTGCAGGGCGAAGGACAAAGCCAAAGGCGAAATCAAATCCGTCACCGATGAATTGGTATGCGAATTTGACGAGTACGTCAAGGCGGCCCATCCGAAGGAATACCAACGGCTAAAGGAGCTGGTGGGACGGATTGACGCGGACGAACTGGGTGCGGCTCCCCTGGACGGTATCCTGGGAGACATCGATTTAACCCCGCTGATTGTTAGATTGTTCGACCTGAAAGATAAAATGCCGAAGAAAGGCCGCCTGTTTTACAAGCTGCTGCCCGAAGAAGTCAAAGCCGAGGTGGACGCCTTTGTTGACGAACTGAAAAGCGGCAACGAGTATATCCGCAATCTGATCAACGATTACGCGGACAGCAAGTGCGCCCTGGCAATGCTCTACGACACCGACCCGGAGAATACGGAAAAACACCAAGAAAAGGCAGTCAAGGAAGCGGAAAAGCTGATTGCCAACAAACTGCTGGGCGTAATCAAAGCCATGCTGAACAAGGAACGGGAATTATCTCATATGGAGTATACCGAGGCCAGGAAGCACTACTATACCGAGCAGATGATTTGTGAAATCCTGATGATGCTGGAGCAGAACATCGTAAGCCTTGATATGGAATACGACGACAAAGCAAAGGTCATGAACACCGAGCTTTCAAAAGCGGCAAAAAAGGAATGGTACTTGCGGCATAAGGACAGGGGCATGGAACGGTAA
- a CDS encoding TRAG family protein, whose product MKIRPKLMICSLIFLTGGFVNLFFSTAIHGLLSRQMTVLKLPPIGQCLASLFSSKQHFLLYLCLQSFILILSVMYFLTNLRPYQSDLTEITPDIKTPVAVGQYQHGSARWLKDGEKGKAFASFVLNPDNPQMKELIETGYDNLEFFKKEKTGGG is encoded by the coding sequence ATGAAAATAAGACCAAAGCTGATGATATGCTCCCTGATATTTTTGACCGGCGGCTTTGTCAATCTCTTTTTTTCCACTGCCATCCACGGCCTATTGTCCAGGCAGATGACGGTGTTGAAGCTGCCGCCTATCGGCCAGTGCCTTGCCAGCCTGTTTTCAAGCAAGCAGCATTTTCTTCTTTACCTCTGCTTGCAGAGCTTCATACTGATTCTGTCGGTCATGTACTTTCTCACCAACCTGCGGCCCTATCAGTCGGATTTGACGGAGATCACGCCGGACATTAAGACACCCGTGGCGGTTGGACAGTACCAGCATGGCTCGGCGCGATGGCTCAAAGACGGAGAAAAGGGCAAAGCCTTTGCAAGCTTTGTTTTAAATCCCGACAATCCACAAATGAAAGAACTGATCGAAACAGGCTATGACAATTTGGAATTTTTCAAAAAAGAAAAGACCGGGGGCGGTTAA
- a CDS encoding AAA family ATPase, with the protein MPRGIIVFGANGSGKSSLGRELARVLGFKNMDIEDYHFVKSGIPYTVERTREDCLNLMLSDIKEYRLFVISAVTGNFGEEISSMYELAVFMSAPLEIRIERIKQRACEQHGERIREGGDMYEQHLKFVDFVESRSLSKIGQWAETLVCPIIHVDGTKPISENAEMIVKQYLYILSIK; encoded by the coding sequence ATGCCAAGAGGAATAATTGTCTTTGGTGCAAACGGTAGCGGAAAATCTTCTCTTGGAAGAGAGTTAGCGCGCGTTTTGGGTTTCAAGAATATGGACATTGAAGATTATCACTTTGTAAAATCAGGAATTCCATACACCGTAGAGCGTACACGAGAGGATTGTTTAAATTTAATGCTTTCCGATATTAAAGAGTATCGTTTATTTGTTATTTCTGCCGTTACTGGAAATTTTGGAGAAGAAATTTCGTCAATGTACGAGCTGGCTGTATTTATGTCAGCACCGCTTGAAATTCGTATTGAACGCATAAAACAGCGAGCTTGTGAACAGCATGGAGAACGCATTCGTGAAGGCGGTGATATGTACGAACAGCATTTGAAATTTGTTGATTTTGTGGAGTCGCGTTCTTTATCCAAAATCGGGCAATGGGCAGAAACTCTCGTATGTCCTATAATACATGTCGATGGGACAAAACCCATTTCTGAAAATGCCGAAATGATTGTCAAACAATATTTATATATTCTATCCATCAAATAG
- a CDS encoding VirD4-like conjugal transfer protein, CD1115 family — MRTIKYLFHHPKLIPKRKLNTDEDAAFALREGGVVIGVKKEGDNERIYYVGEDSHLLCIGATRSGKTRNLVVQSICTLGLAGESIVVSDPKAELYDYTAEFLKKLGYRVLVLDFKTPSKSMRYNLLQPIINAVNRGDTDRAEMLAWDLTNNLVGKAEGEKIWINGECSIIAAAILCVVCDNKRRPDYQNLTNVYWFIAEMVKMIGNKMPLLEYVKKLPPSHPAKALLSISDVAPSRTRGSFYTSALTTLRLFTSRSIYSVTHTSDFELQDIGQEKHALFIILPDEKTTFYPVASLIVSQQYEQLANLADARGGRLKQRVNFMLDEFGNFTTISDFTNKLTVGGGRGMRFNLFIQSFSQLKEKYDENISDTIKANCQTWVYLQADDMDTLREISEKLGTYTVSSYQLSASHAKYTTPSSSHSISLIERKLLNVDEVRRVSRPYQIVTSRTHPAIMVAPDLSEWYFNKMLGLGDKEHNRRLREEREQKRQVVTDVDKEIALWNIWVYYQKDIMRKLQQKAAEGKVQPANGEDDSD, encoded by the coding sequence ATGCGAACAATCAAATACCTGTTTCATCACCCCAAGCTGATACCCAAACGAAAATTGAATACCGATGAGGACGCCGCCTTTGCTTTACGCGAGGGCGGCGTTGTTATTGGTGTAAAAAAGGAGGGCGATAACGAGCGTATTTATTATGTGGGCGAGGACAGCCATCTTTTGTGTATCGGAGCCACCCGCAGCGGCAAGACCCGCAATCTGGTGGTGCAGTCCATCTGCACCCTGGGATTGGCCGGGGAATCCATCGTGGTTAGTGACCCGAAAGCGGAGTTATACGACTACACCGCGGAGTTTCTCAAAAAACTCGGTTACAGGGTGCTGGTGCTGGATTTCAAAACCCCGTCCAAAAGTATGCGGTATAACCTGTTGCAGCCCATTATCAATGCGGTCAACCGGGGCGACACCGATCGCGCGGAAATGCTGGCCTGGGATCTGACCAACAACCTTGTTGGCAAGGCGGAGGGCGAAAAGATATGGATTAACGGTGAATGCTCCATCATTGCCGCCGCCATCCTCTGCGTGGTCTGCGATAACAAACGCCGGCCCGATTATCAGAACCTCACCAATGTCTACTGGTTTATTGCTGAAATGGTAAAGATGATCGGAAACAAAATGCCCCTCTTAGAGTACGTCAAAAAACTGCCGCCCTCCCATCCCGCCAAGGCGCTGCTCTCTATTTCCGATGTGGCGCCGTCAAGGACAAGGGGCAGCTTCTACACCTCTGCCTTGACAACACTCAGATTGTTTACCTCCAGGTCCATCTATTCCGTTACCCATACCAGCGACTTTGAATTGCAGGACATCGGGCAGGAAAAGCACGCATTGTTCATTATATTGCCGGACGAAAAGACCACCTTTTATCCGGTGGCCTCCCTCATCGTGTCGCAGCAATATGAGCAGCTTGCTAATTTGGCCGATGCGAGGGGCGGCAGGTTAAAGCAGCGGGTGAACTTCATGCTGGACGAATTCGGAAATTTCACCACTATCAGTGACTTTACGAACAAACTCACAGTAGGCGGCGGGCGTGGGATGCGGTTCAACCTGTTTATCCAGTCCTTTTCCCAATTAAAGGAAAAGTATGACGAGAACATTTCGGACACCATCAAGGCCAACTGCCAGACCTGGGTTTATTTGCAGGCCGACGACATGGATACTTTGCGGGAAATCAGCGAAAAGCTGGGGACCTACACCGTTTCCAGCTATCAGCTATCGGCCAGTCATGCAAAGTACACTACCCCTTCAAGCTCCCACAGTATCAGCCTGATTGAACGCAAGCTTTTGAATGTAGACGAAGTGCGGCGGGTTTCCCGTCCTTACCAGATCGTCACGTCCCGGACCCATCCCGCCATCATGGTTGCCCCCGACCTGTCGGAGTGGTATTTCAACAAAATGCTCGGCCTGGGGGACAAGGAGCATAATCGCAGGTTAAGGGAAGAACGGGAGCAGAAACGCCAGGTTGTCACCGACGTGGACAAGGAAATCGCCCTGTGGAATATCTGGGTCTACTATCAAAAGGACATCATGCGCAAGCTCCAGCAAAAGGCCGCCGAGGGCAAAGTACAGCCGGCAAACGGTGAAGATGATTCAGATTAA
- a CDS encoding Mbov_0395 family pilin-like conjugal transfer protein produces the protein MKSNNATKKTGRLLKKVQVSVAVLAATAMTAVPAYAADGVQGSKLVTGTEKLIGDVTTWLMVLAPVVTGLLIIYFCIRRSAADEMDTKKWNNRITVAIVSCIGAVLGSATLNLIIGYYQ, from the coding sequence ATGAAATCGAACAACGCAACAAAAAAGACAGGCAGGCTTTTGAAGAAAGTCCAGGTCTCCGTTGCCGTCTTAGCGGCAACGGCAATGACGGCGGTGCCGGCCTATGCTGCCGACGGCGTTCAGGGCAGCAAGCTTGTCACGGGGACGGAAAAGCTGATCGGCGATGTCACCACCTGGTTGATGGTGCTGGCTCCGGTGGTGACGGGCCTGCTGATCATCTATTTTTGCATCCGCCGCTCTGCCGCCGATGAAATGGACACCAAAAAATGGAACAACCGTATTACGGTAGCCATTGTTTCCTGTATCGGCGCCGTACTCGGTTCGGCCACCCTGAACCTGATTATCGGCTACTATCAGTAG
- a CDS encoding DUF6133 family protein: protein MQDLMNKAKTKAMTVAYSAKAGLDKVKAAVSSRDGQGALDTAVTVLISIVLGALILGGLYLIINGTVLPQITERIREMFNYKG, encoded by the coding sequence ATGCAAGACCTTATGAACAAGGCAAAGACAAAGGCGATGACAGTCGCATATTCCGCAAAGGCAGGACTGGACAAAGTGAAGGCCGCCGTATCCAGCCGTGACGGTCAGGGTGCGCTTGATACCGCTGTCACTGTCCTGATTTCGATTGTTTTGGGAGCCCTTATCCTTGGCGGCCTGTATCTCATCATCAATGGCACGGTGCTCCCTCAAATCACCGAGCGTATCAGAGAGATGTTCAATTACAAAGGTTGA
- a CDS encoding SpoVG family protein: MKIKAEMRSIFQNSGKLKAVSNLVLEDSFVVKNVRVIDGKNGLFVSMPSRQNADGRYSDICFPIRSEVREQIEKEVLDAYYEALAKDEQAGDRTDSDAL; the protein is encoded by the coding sequence ATGAAGATTAAGGCTGAAATGAGGAGCATTTTTCAGAACAGCGGCAAGCTGAAAGCCGTGTCCAACCTTGTGCTGGAGGACAGCTTCGTAGTGAAAAACGTGCGGGTGATCGACGGCAAAAACGGCCTGTTTGTGTCCATGCCCAGCCGTCAAAACGCCGACGGCAGATACTCCGACATATGCTTCCCCATCCGGTCCGAAGTGCGGGAGCAAATCGAAAAAGAGGTGTTGGATGCCTACTATGAGGCGCTTGCAAAGGACGAACAGGCCGGGGACAGAACGGACAGCGACGCTTTGTAA
- a CDS encoding conjugal transfer protein TrbL family protein, producing the protein MEVLLVSLIVALLNGAIAYIDGLLTGIVPMTLYAEQYMTTVSGTNIADTLFNILFGFGVSLIVLKFLKKGFETYVLWSDGDADEEPLSLLTNFFKALAVAVCFPTLYQWMAAIVENMTDQLLAAVGAATDYGWKAWVDGISSMGLVTAIFGLIFIICYFMLYFQFLMRGLEIFILRVGIPLACVGLLDNDKGVFKAYLNKFFQSMLAVVVQIVLAKLGVGLMLNMHIFWGVACMILAIRTPRFLQDFLITTGGGGGGVINNVYHSVRLIGMAQKLAK; encoded by the coding sequence TTGGAAGTGCTCCTGGTATCGCTTATCGTCGCGCTTTTAAACGGTGCAATCGCCTATATCGACGGCCTTTTAACAGGAATTGTGCCCATGACCCTGTATGCGGAGCAATATATGACCACTGTATCCGGCACGAATATCGCGGATACCCTTTTCAATATTCTGTTCGGCTTCGGCGTGTCGCTCATCGTATTGAAGTTTCTAAAAAAAGGGTTTGAAACCTATGTGCTTTGGAGCGACGGCGACGCGGACGAAGAACCCCTTTCCCTGCTGACCAACTTTTTCAAAGCGTTGGCAGTGGCCGTCTGCTTTCCCACCCTGTACCAATGGATGGCTGCCATTGTGGAGAATATGACGGACCAACTGCTGGCAGCGGTGGGGGCGGCTACGGATTACGGCTGGAAGGCATGGGTAGACGGCATTTCCTCGATGGGGCTTGTGACGGCCATCTTCGGGCTGATTTTTATCATCTGCTATTTCATGCTGTACTTCCAGTTTCTCATGCGGGGGCTTGAAATCTTTATCCTGCGGGTGGGCATTCCCCTTGCCTGTGTGGGACTTCTGGACAATGACAAAGGGGTTTTCAAGGCGTACCTCAACAAGTTTTTCCAGTCCATGCTGGCCGTGGTGGTGCAGATTGTCCTTGCCAAGCTTGGCGTGGGGTTAATGCTCAATATGCATATTTTTTGGGGTGTGGCCTGTATGATACTTGCCATTCGAACACCGCGCTTTCTTCAGGACTTCCTCATCACGACGGGCGGCGGTGGCGGCGGGGTTATCAACAATGTGTACCATTCCGTGAGGCTGATCGGCATGGCGCAAAAATTAGCAAAGTAA
- a CDS encoding mercury transporter, giving the protein MDDISKAIIILVRLGAAARFIYCMIRLAGAEEEQTKYKKRAKNTVIFYVLAECIWQIKDLVLYYYAA; this is encoded by the coding sequence ATGGACGACATTTCAAAGGCAATTATCATCCTTGTCCGACTGGGTGCCGCCGCAAGGTTTATCTACTGCATGATAAGGCTCGCTGGTGCCGAGGAAGAACAGACAAAATATAAGAAACGGGCGAAAAACACCGTCATTTTCTACGTGCTGGCAGAATGTATCTGGCAGATTAAGGACCTGGTGCTGTATTACTATGCAGCGTAA
- a CDS encoding DNA cytosine methyltransferase, with protein sequence MQTTFIDFFAGIGGFRAGLEACGMKCIGHCEIDKYADKSYRAIFDVKEDEWFARDITKIEPGDVPCAHLWTAGFPCQDISVAGSRRGLDGERSGLFFEIVRLIKGKAAEDRPQWVILENVKNLFSVHNGWDFTTVLFEMAALGYDLQYGLVNSRDFGVPQNRERVYIVAHRHTGDGCTGRIFPLPSGNGKALIQIIGGMQGRRVYCPEGISATLTAQGGGGGSKTGLYCMGLGVHRIDGIKEGLELAHAITAGDYRGLDRNQTQNAVLEGCETCLQAEDKNDCPFCFIDLNKNPKLTDIARCIKAHYNVGVTNRGADNSGVLHLCRRVGRGLAQTLETSCNQGIILACGRIRRLTPRECWRFI encoded by the coding sequence ATGCAGACGACCTTCATAGACTTTTTTGCAGGTATCGGGGGCTTTCGTGCGGGGCTTGAAGCCTGCGGCATGAAATGCATCGGACATTGTGAAATCGACAAATATGCAGATAAAAGCTATCGGGCTATATTTGATGTGAAGGAGGATGAATGGTTTGCACGCGACATCACCAAAATCGAACCGGGAGATGTGCCCTGCGCCCATCTCTGGACTGCCGGATTCCCCTGCCAGGATATCAGCGTTGCTGGCAGCCGGCGAGGGCTTGACGGAGAACGAAGCGGCCTGTTTTTTGAAATTGTTAGACTCATCAAAGGCAAAGCTGCCGAAGATCGGCCCCAATGGGTTATCCTTGAAAATGTTAAAAATTTGTTTTCCGTTCATAACGGATGGGATTTTACGACCGTTCTCTTTGAAATGGCCGCCCTCGGCTATGATTTGCAGTACGGATTGGTTAATTCGAGAGATTTCGGAGTCCCGCAAAACAGAGAACGGGTCTACATTGTCGCTCATCGACATACTGGAGACGGATGTACCGGAAGGATATTTCCTCTCCCAAGCGGCAATGGAAAAGCTCTTATCCAAATCATAGGCGGGATGCAGGGACGGAGGGTTTACTGCCCTGAAGGAATCAGCGCCACCCTCACCGCACAGGGCGGCGGCGGTGGCTCCAAAACGGGGCTTTACTGCATGGGTTTGGGTGTCCACCGCATTGACGGTATTAAGGAAGGGCTGGAACTGGCCCATGCCATTACCGCCGGCGATTACCGGGGACTGGACCGGAACCAGACGCAAAACGCCGTGTTGGAGGGCTGCGAAACCTGCTTGCAGGCGGAGGATAAAAACGATTGCCCCTTCTGCTTCATCGATCTGAATAAAAACCCGAAGCTGACCGACATTGCACGGTGCATCAAGGCCCATTATAACGTCGGAGTGACCAACAGAGGCGCGGATAACTCCGGGGTTTTGCATTTGTGCAGGCGGGTTGGCAGGGGACTGGCGCAGACCCTGGAAACGAGCTGCAATCAGGGGATTATCTTGGCCTGTGGGCGGATACGACGCCTGACGCCAAGGGAGTGCTGGCGGTTTATTTAG